The window TGGTCGCGGCGGCCCTGCTCTGCGCCCCGTTCATCGCCCTGACGATCTGGCTGAACGTGAGCGCGAACGGCGACGACTGGACCTGGCTGCTGCTGCCGGTGGGGGCGGCGTACGGGGCGGGGATGACGGCACTGGGTCTGAGGCTGGCGGCTCCACAGACGGCGGCAAGACTGCCGGAGATCTTGACGGCGGTGAGCAAGGGCTAGCGCTTTGCAGGGCCGGCGCCCCTCAAACCGTCCGCACGGCGTCCAGAAACGGCTCGATAGCCACCCGCCAAGCCTCCGGCTGGTCATAGTGCACAAGGTGTCCCGCCTCGGCCACCTCCGCGTACTCCCCCCTGGGAAGGACCCGCACCATCTCCTGCGCCTCGGCCCGGCCCAGCTCCCCGTCCAGCCCGCGCACGACCAGCGCCGGGCACTGGACCTGTGCCAGCTCCTCCCAGTGCGCGTCGTACACCCAGGTCTCCCGGGACTTCAGCATCTGGTCGGGCTCGAACACCGGCCGCCAGCCGTCCTCGCACTCCTGCATGACCTCGGCGTAGAACTCCCCGCGCGCGGGGTTGGGCCGCTCCACCCAGGGGTCGTCCTCGCCGAACCACTTGCGTACGTCGGCGAGCGTGGCGAACGGCACGGGCCATGACTTGAACCAGTCGGCCCACTCCCGCTGCGAGGCCGCGCCGAGTGCGGAGGCCCGCATATCGCAGATGATCACGCCCGACACCAGGTCGGGCCGTTTCGCGGCGAGCTGCCAGGCCGTCAGCGCCCCCATCGCATGACCGATCAGGACGGTCGGCGCGAGGTCCAGTTGTTCCAGCGCGGCCTCGGCGTCCTCCACGTAGGCTTCGCGCGTGAACGCGGCCTCGGGCGGCTTGTCGCTGCGGCCGTGCCCGCGCTGGTCCAGCGCGATCGCGCGATGCCGCTCGGAGAGCCAGCGGGCTGTGGCCGCCCAGTGCGAGGCGCGGCCCATCAGCCCATGAAGTAACAGCACGCCATGCCCCGGATCGCCTTCGGGGGCAACCGGTCGGTCGTTCTTGGGTGGGTCGCCGAACTCCCAGGCCGCGAGGCGTACCCCGCCTGTCCCGGTCACGTCGATGCGCCGCGCCATAGGTCCTGGCACCCCCCTAGCTCGCCTGCCGTGCCTTTGCGTCGGTGTCACCCGCAGGTTATCGAACCCCTATTCGAAAATGCCGTCTCGGCGGGCAACACCCCTCATTCGAGTGACCTCCCTCAAGGATTGATGGCCGCCGCCGAGGGGAGATCTTCAACGGGAGGCGGACCGCTCGGGGAAACCGGTCCGAGGGGAATGACCCTGAGAGCTCGGGGCTCCGGGTCAGCACAGGGGAGGACAGGCCCCGGCGCCGCATGGCGCCGGGGCCCTCCACACGTCTGCGGCGCATCCTCCGCCCCCTCAGGTCATATGCCCCTCGCGACAGCCTCGCACGCGAAGCGCCGGAGCGCTGCGATTCGGCGGACTGAATCTTGGAAACGACGAGATCGCGTCGGTCGCCTC of the Streptomyces sp. NBC_00287 genome contains:
- a CDS encoding alpha/beta fold hydrolase, which codes for MARRIDVTGTGGVRLAAWEFGDPPKNDRPVAPEGDPGHGVLLLHGLMGRASHWAATARWLSERHRAIALDQRGHGRSDKPPEAAFTREAYVEDAEAALEQLDLAPTVLIGHAMGALTAWQLAAKRPDLVSGVIICDMRASALGAASQREWADWFKSWPVPFATLADVRKWFGEDDPWVERPNPARGEFYAEVMQECEDGWRPVFEPDQMLKSRETWVYDAHWEELAQVQCPALVVRGLDGELGRAEAQEMVRVLPRGEYAEVAEAGHLVHYDQPEAWRVAIEPFLDAVRTV